A single window of Vibrio sp. SCSIO 43137 DNA harbors:
- the lrp gene encoding leucine-responsive transcriptional regulator Lrp — MADNYKKPSKELDRIDRNILNELQKDGRISNVELSKRVGLSPTPCLERVRRLERQGYINGYTALLNPQYLDASLLVFVEITLNRGAPDVFEQFNQAVQKLDDIQECHLVSGDFDYLLKTRVSDMGAYRKLLGDTLLRLPGVNDTRTYVVMEEVKQSNHLVIKTR; from the coding sequence ATGGCAGACAACTATAAAAAACCGTCCAAGGAACTTGATCGCATAGATCGAAATATTTTAAACGAGCTGCAGAAAGACGGACGTATTTCTAATGTTGAACTGTCTAAGCGAGTAGGGCTTTCGCCTACGCCTTGCTTGGAGAGGGTTCGACGTTTAGAGCGTCAGGGGTACATTAATGGTTATACAGCACTGCTTAACCCGCAGTACTTAGATGCTTCTCTGTTGGTATTTGTAGAGATTACTCTGAACCGTGGTGCTCCGGATGTATTTGAGCAGTTTAATCAGGCGGTTCAGAAGCTGGACGACATTCAGGAGTGTCATCTTGTTTCTGGTGATTTTGACTATCTTCTGAAGACTCGTGTATCGGATATGGGGGCGTATCGAAAACTTCTTGGTGATACTCTACTCAGATTGCCCGGCGTAAACGACACACGTACCTATGTGGTTATGGAAGAAGTTAAGCAGTCAAACCATCTGGTTATCAAAACCCGATAA
- the lapB gene encoding lipopolysaccharide assembly protein LapB has product MLELLFLLLPIAAAYGWYMGNRSARHDKQEQSHQISRQYVTGLNLLLSEQSDKAVDHFIELLQVDNETIDTHLALGNLFRSRGEVDRAIRIHQNLISRQGLTIDQKNIALQQLAKDYMVSGFLDRAEKIFEQLVDEPSHREAALTQLVSIYQQTREWSKAIHYATALVKMGRKRMSASIAHFWCELAMLEQADEKKSKAILYFKRALSEDPKCVRASISLGKLYLENEDYKSTIKYMQMVLEQDVDFIGEVLPTLADCYHHLGQEDQLVEFLRACIDKKAGVSAELMLAQLVAHHEGVASAQMLLTRQLVRNPTMKGFHRLMDYHLAEAEEGRAKESLNTLRSLVGEQLKIKPHHRCRKCGFSTHALYWHCPSCKGWGTIKPIRGLDGE; this is encoded by the coding sequence ATGTTAGAACTACTTTTCCTGCTACTGCCGATTGCCGCTGCCTATGGCTGGTACATGGGCAATCGTAGTGCGCGCCACGATAAGCAGGAACAGTCCCACCAAATCTCAAGACAATATGTAACAGGTCTTAACCTGCTGTTATCTGAACAGTCAGATAAGGCAGTCGATCACTTTATCGAACTGCTTCAGGTCGATAACGAAACCATAGATACACACTTAGCACTAGGCAACCTGTTCCGTTCTCGGGGAGAGGTTGACAGAGCCATTCGTATTCACCAGAACCTGATATCCCGTCAGGGGCTGACCATAGATCAGAAGAACATCGCTCTGCAGCAGTTGGCTAAAGACTACATGGTCTCCGGGTTTCTTGATCGCGCAGAAAAGATCTTTGAACAGCTGGTTGATGAGCCTTCCCACCGTGAAGCGGCCCTGACCCAGTTAGTGTCCATCTATCAGCAAACGCGTGAGTGGAGCAAAGCTATCCACTACGCTACCGCGCTGGTTAAAATGGGCAGGAAACGAATGTCGGCCAGTATTGCTCATTTCTGGTGTGAGCTGGCCATGCTTGAACAGGCAGACGAGAAAAAATCCAAAGCTATTTTGTACTTTAAACGTGCTTTATCTGAAGACCCGAAATGTGTCCGTGCCAGTATTTCCCTTGGTAAGCTCTATCTGGAAAATGAAGATTATAAAAGCACCATAAAATATATGCAGATGGTGTTAGAGCAGGATGTTGATTTTATTGGTGAAGTTTTGCCTACACTGGCGGATTGCTATCATCACCTTGGTCAGGAAGACCAGTTGGTTGAGTTTTTAAGAGCCTGTATCGACAAGAAAGCAGGCGTGTCTGCTGAGCTGATGCTTGCTCAGCTTGTGGCGCATCATGAAGGCGTTGCTTCTGCACAGATGCTGTTGACCAGACAATTAGTGAGAAACCCGACTATGAAGGGCTTCCACCGCCTGATGGACTATCACTTGGCAGAGGCGGAAGAGGGGCGGGCCAAAGAGAGCCTTAATACTCTGCGTTCTCTGGTGGGAGAACAACTTAAGATTAAACCTCATCACAGGTGCCGTAAATGTGGCTTCTCAACTCATGCTCTTTACTGGCATTGTCCTTCCTGTAAAGGGTGGGGAACCATTAAGCCGATCCGTGGACTGGATGGTGAGTGA
- a CDS encoding methyltransferase, protein MLNHFWRLDQLLNRYSSLWMAEPFHLSREPDVVWQQEYSALYQWLKGLSVEQIQAYKSDNEKLSTAIQTVFPDATELLSLCQIEPLTHFELTITAGMTSGIPGRKLSQIQAMGAFALSNHKGSEWLEWCSGKGYLGRILTSQSQQAVTSFEWQESLCQSGQADADKNKLKMHFVQGDALSDSARAVFNPQQHAVALHACGDLHVKLLQNAAEAGNRAVTISPCCYHLTENSHYLPLSEAAKSSSLKLSRQALRIPLQETVTGGERVIRHRQQEMVFRLGLDSMLTEELNHEGYMPIPSIKKSELSNGFVYLCRWAAQQKQFGLPDEINFDYWEEKGLERFWFMERLSLIQQLFRRPLEVWLALDKGLFLQQQGYQVQIGEFCPRAVTPRNILIHGCKQ, encoded by the coding sequence ATGTTGAACCATTTTTGGCGGCTTGATCAGTTGCTGAATCGTTATTCGTCACTCTGGATGGCGGAACCTTTTCATTTAAGCAGAGAACCTGATGTCGTATGGCAGCAAGAATATAGTGCCCTGTATCAATGGCTGAAAGGGCTGTCTGTAGAACAGATTCAGGCTTACAAAAGTGATAATGAAAAACTCAGTACAGCGATTCAGACGGTATTTCCTGATGCAACTGAACTGCTTAGCCTATGTCAGATAGAGCCGCTTACTCACTTTGAACTGACCATAACAGCCGGTATGACGTCTGGTATTCCCGGCAGAAAGCTATCTCAGATTCAAGCGATGGGCGCATTTGCCCTGTCCAATCATAAAGGAAGTGAATGGCTGGAGTGGTGCTCCGGAAAAGGCTATCTGGGGCGGATTCTGACAAGTCAGTCGCAACAAGCTGTCACAAGTTTCGAGTGGCAGGAGAGTCTCTGTCAGTCCGGGCAGGCAGATGCAGATAAAAACAAGCTGAAGATGCATTTTGTACAGGGTGATGCATTGAGTGACAGTGCCAGAGCTGTGTTTAATCCGCAGCAGCATGCTGTTGCCCTGCATGCCTGTGGCGACCTACATGTAAAATTGCTTCAAAATGCAGCTGAAGCGGGTAACCGGGCTGTTACGATTTCGCCATGTTGTTATCACCTTACTGAAAACTCTCATTATCTGCCTTTATCAGAGGCGGCAAAGAGTTCCTCTCTGAAACTCTCCAGACAAGCTTTGAGAATACCTTTACAGGAGACTGTTACCGGCGGAGAGCGGGTTATCAGGCACCGTCAGCAGGAGATGGTGTTCAGGCTAGGGCTGGATAGTATGCTAACTGAAGAGCTGAACCATGAAGGTTATATGCCTATTCCAAGTATCAAAAAGTCAGAACTGTCTAATGGTTTTGTTTATCTTTGCCGATGGGCTGCGCAACAGAAGCAATTCGGGTTGCCTGACGAGATTAATTTTGATTATTGGGAAGAAAAAGGGCTTGAGCGATTCTGGTTTATGGAGCGCCTGAGTCTGATTCAGCAGTTGTTTCGCCGTCCGCTGGAGGTCTGGCTGGCACTGGATAAAGGGCTGTTTTTGCAGCAACAGGGGTATCAGGTACAGATAGGTGAGTTCTGCCCGAGGGCGGTAACACCAAGAAATATTCTTATTCATGGCTGCAAACAATAA
- the pyrF gene encoding orotidine-5'-phosphate decarboxylase, with protein sequence MQDQKVIVALDYDNQKDALTFVDKVDPTSCRLKVGKEMFTLFGPEFVKSLHRRGFSVFLDLKFHDIPNTCSKAVRAAAEMGVWMVNVHAGGGEKMMTASREILEPYGTDRPLLIGVTVLTSMERSDLSGIGIDCEPQQQVMRLAELTKNSGLDGVVCSAQESQMLKSALGSEFKLVTPGIRPAGSAQGDQKRIMTPVEAIQAGSDYLVIGRPITQADNPAEVLSAINRSLQS encoded by the coding sequence ATGCAGGATCAAAAAGTAATAGTGGCTCTGGACTACGATAACCAGAAAGACGCACTAACCTTTGTTGATAAAGTTGACCCGACATCATGCCGGTTAAAAGTAGGCAAAGAGATGTTCACTCTTTTCGGTCCTGAGTTTGTGAAGTCGCTGCATAGAAGGGGCTTTTCGGTTTTTCTTGACCTGAAGTTTCACGATATACCAAACACATGCTCCAAAGCGGTTCGTGCTGCGGCAGAGATGGGCGTATGGATGGTCAATGTACATGCCGGCGGCGGAGAGAAGATGATGACCGCATCCAGAGAGATTCTTGAACCTTATGGGACGGACAGGCCACTGTTAATCGGTGTTACGGTTCTGACCAGCATGGAACGCAGTGACTTATCTGGTATAGGTATTGACTGCGAGCCGCAACAGCAGGTAATGAGACTGGCAGAGCTGACGAAAAACAGCGGCTTAGACGGGGTCGTCTGTTCCGCTCAGGAGTCCCAAATGCTGAAATCGGCGCTGGGAAGTGAATTTAAATTGGTTACTCCGGGGATTCGTCCGGCTGGCAGTGCTCAAGGCGATCAAAAGCGTATTATGACGCCGGTAGAGGCGATTCAGGCGGGTTCAGATTATCTGGTTATCGGCAGGCCTATTACTCAGGCAGACAACCCGGCAGAGGTGCTGTCTGCGATAAACCGCTCACTACAAAGCTAG
- a CDS encoding DNA repair protein, which yields MNIGLIIVLVAVLLVLVIGYNVMLQYNTKLEMSRRQESSRYIAIIDATEDLIGNAHHLPYSQDLLICLNQRILDSLESMQELDPKSKQLAQRIENMKAQIAQLRENYSGGESTTFKVPSSDKQAIVMLKLVKRLRDTIRSEHNKGRFNTQAYVAENARLETIQIRINIENVIKRTKDAMVRGQTGTARQLLKKGIDALTPKNDSYSNQAREKLQMMLSELESNSKSKSAEDLLAQEEKERDSDMEALFGEKKKW from the coding sequence ATGAATATTGGTTTAATTATTGTTCTCGTTGCCGTACTACTGGTTCTCGTTATCGGATATAACGTGATGCTCCAGTATAATACAAAGCTTGAGATGTCGAGAAGACAGGAATCTTCCAGATATATAGCTATTATCGATGCTACCGAAGACCTGATTGGTAATGCCCACCATCTGCCATATAGTCAGGATCTATTGATCTGTCTGAACCAGAGAATTTTAGACTCTCTGGAAAGCATGCAGGAGCTGGATCCCAAGAGTAAACAACTTGCTCAACGTATTGAGAATATGAAAGCTCAAATTGCTCAGTTAAGAGAAAACTATTCCGGTGGCGAAAGCACAACCTTTAAGGTACCAAGCAGCGATAAGCAGGCCATTGTTATGCTTAAGCTGGTGAAGCGCCTGCGTGATACTATCCGCAGCGAACACAATAAAGGCCGCTTTAATACTCAGGCTTATGTGGCAGAAAATGCCCGTCTGGAAACTATTCAGATCCGGATTAATATAGAAAACGTTATTAAGCGAACCAAAGATGCTATGGTTCGTGGCCAGACAGGAACCGCCAGACAGTTGCTTAAGAAAGGTATCGACGCCTTAACTCCGAAAAATGATAGCTACTCAAATCAGGCACGTGAGAAGCTACAAATGATGCTGAGTGAACTTGAGTCTAATTCGAAGAGTAAAAGTGCTGAAGATCTGCTGGCTCAGGAAGAGAAAGAGCGCGACAGCGATATGGAAGCGCTATTTGGTGAAAAGAAAAAATGGTAG
- the ald gene encoding alanine dehydrogenase codes for MIIGVPKEIKNHEYRVGMIPASVRELISHGHQVYVETNAGSGIGFSDDDYLAAGASILPTAADVFSKAEMIVKVKEPQAVERAMLREGQILFTYLHLAPDFPQTEELIKSKAVCIAYETVTDYMGHLPLLAPMSEVAGRMSIQAGAQTLEKSHGGQGLLLGGVPGVEPAKVVVIGGGVVGSNAARMAVGLRADVTILDRNIDTLRSLDEEFQGRAKVVYSTKDALDKHVLEADLVIGAVLIPGAAAPKLVTKEHIAKMKPGAAVVDVAIDQGGCFETSHATTHAEPTYIVDDVVHYCVANMPGAVARTSTYALNNATLPYIIKLANQGYRDALLADEGFLSGLNVIHGKVTCKEVAESFDLEYIEPEKAIEMFN; via the coding sequence ATGATCATTGGCGTACCAAAAGAAATCAAGAACCACGAATACCGCGTGGGCATGATACCAGCAAGTGTCAGAGAGCTCATCTCTCATGGTCACCAGGTCTATGTTGAAACAAATGCCGGTTCAGGCATTGGCTTCTCAGACGATGACTACCTTGCTGCAGGCGCATCCATTCTTCCTACTGCTGCCGACGTTTTCAGCAAAGCAGAGATGATTGTTAAGGTTAAAGAACCTCAAGCTGTCGAGCGTGCTATGTTACGCGAGGGGCAAATATTGTTCACCTATTTACATCTCGCACCAGATTTTCCACAGACCGAAGAGCTTATCAAGAGTAAAGCTGTCTGTATAGCATATGAGACTGTAACAGATTATATGGGTCATCTTCCACTATTAGCACCAATGTCTGAAGTTGCTGGCCGAATGTCTATTCAAGCAGGTGCACAAACTCTAGAGAAATCTCATGGTGGTCAGGGTCTGCTACTTGGCGGTGTACCGGGCGTTGAACCGGCAAAAGTTGTGGTTATCGGCGGCGGTGTTGTTGGTTCTAACGCAGCGAGAATGGCGGTTGGCCTGAGAGCTGATGTGACTATTCTTGACAGAAATATCGATACTCTGCGCTCACTGGACGAAGAGTTCCAGGGCCGTGCTAAAGTGGTTTACTCAACTAAAGATGCTCTTGATAAACATGTACTGGAAGCGGATCTGGTTATCGGTGCAGTACTGATTCCGGGGGCAGCAGCACCTAAACTGGTTACTAAAGAACATATTGCTAAGATGAAACCGGGCGCGGCAGTAGTGGATGTAGCTATCGATCAGGGCGGTTGTTTTGAAACTTCTCACGCCACGACTCACGCAGAACCAACTTATATTGTTGACGACGTTGTTCACTACTGCGTGGCTAATATGCCGGGTGCAGTTGCAAGAACATCAACTTACGCGCTGAACAACGCTACCCTGCCATACATTATTAAACTGGCTAACCAAGGCTACAGAGACGCACTTCTTGCTGATGAAGGCTTCCTTTCCGGTCTGAATGTTATTCACGGTAAAGTAACCTGCAAAGAGGTGGCTGAAAGCTTCGATCTGGAATACATCGAGCCTGAAAAAGCGATCGAAATGTTTAACTAA
- the miaE gene encoding tRNA isopentenyl-2-thiomethyl-A-37 hydroxylase MiaE: MNKDSTIQNLLEPIRNFLQCETPEEWIEQARKAENLKTILLDHLICELKAGQSAMYLIRKYAVDDDSAETLLEWFRPYEDFAYRRIGDINSLKNKNNLSKSIVGKSGSEYSQDLIDKMVLLIKEELHHFYQVLEIMGSRGINYENIRASRYAKGMLSHMRTYEPAALIDKLIIGAYIEARSCERFAKLAPHLDDDIGRFYISLLRSEARHYQDYLSLAEQIAEKDISDRVTYFGAIEAELISTPDKDFKFHSGVPA, from the coding sequence ATGAATAAAGACTCAACCATACAAAACTTACTAGAACCCATCCGGAACTTTCTGCAATGTGAAACGCCAGAGGAGTGGATTGAACAAGCGCGGAAAGCAGAAAACCTGAAAACCATTCTGCTTGACCATCTGATTTGTGAGTTAAAAGCGGGACAGTCTGCTATGTACTTAATTCGTAAATATGCTGTAGACGATGATAGTGCCGAAACTCTGCTGGAATGGTTTAGACCCTATGAAGACTTTGCATACCGCCGTATAGGCGATATCAACTCACTAAAAAACAAAAACAACTTATCAAAATCTATTGTTGGCAAATCCGGCTCGGAATACAGTCAGGATCTTATCGACAAAATGGTATTGCTGATCAAAGAGGAGTTGCATCACTTTTATCAGGTTCTGGAGATAATGGGTAGCAGAGGCATTAACTACGAAAATATCCGTGCCAGCCGTTATGCCAAGGGAATGTTGTCACATATGAGGACTTATGAGCCTGCAGCCTTAATCGATAAGCTCATTATCGGCGCCTATATTGAAGCAAGATCTTGTGAGCGGTTTGCTAAACTGGCACCACATCTGGATGATGATATCGGGCGATTCTATATCTCGCTACTACGCTCTGAAGCACGACATTACCAAGATTACCTATCACTGGCAGAGCAGATTGCTGAAAAAGATATTAGCGACAGAGTGACCTACTTTGGCGCCATAGAAGCAGAACTGATCTCCACCCCTGATAAGGACTTTAAGTTCCATAGCGGAGTTCCTGCGTAA
- the cysB gene encoding HTH-type transcriptional regulator CysB — MKLQQLKYIVEVVNHNLNVSATAESLYTSQPGISKQVRLLEDELGIQIFERSGKHLTQVTGAGEEIIRIAREILSRVEGVKSVAAEHTHPEMGTLNISTTHTQARYALPEVIKSFTERFPKVSLHMHQGTPTQMSEAVAKGTANFAIATEALHLYQDAIMLPCYHWNRSIVVMKDHPLAQKQHLTIEDLASYPLVTYVFGFTGRSELDTAFNDAGLTPRIVFTATDADVIKTYVRMGIGVGVIASMAVDQQQDSDLVVIDASHIFGSSTTSIGFRRGTFLRSYMFDFMERFAPHLTRPVVEQAISLRNNAEIEEMFKDIVLPTR; from the coding sequence ATGAAATTACAGCAGTTGAAGTACATTGTTGAAGTGGTTAATCATAATCTGAACGTATCGGCGACTGCCGAGAGTTTATACACCTCTCAGCCGGGGATCAGTAAGCAGGTTCGTCTGTTGGAAGATGAGCTTGGTATTCAGATTTTCGAACGTAGTGGTAAGCATCTTACTCAGGTGACCGGTGCCGGCGAGGAAATCATCCGCATTGCCCGGGAAATCCTTTCACGGGTAGAAGGGGTTAAGTCGGTGGCTGCCGAGCATACTCATCCTGAGATGGGGACGCTGAATATCTCGACAACCCATACGCAAGCCCGCTACGCCCTTCCTGAGGTGATTAAATCTTTTACTGAACGTTTCCCTAAGGTCTCCCTGCATATGCATCAGGGAACACCTACTCAGATGTCTGAAGCGGTGGCTAAAGGAACGGCAAACTTCGCTATTGCCACAGAAGCGCTGCATCTGTATCAGGACGCTATCATGTTGCCTTGCTATCACTGGAACCGTTCTATTGTAGTGATGAAAGATCACCCGCTGGCGCAAAAGCAACATCTGACTATTGAAGACTTAGCCTCATATCCATTAGTGACTTACGTATTCGGATTTACCGGACGCTCGGAACTGGATACCGCCTTTAACGATGCAGGTTTAACACCAAGAATTGTGTTTACTGCCACGGATGCCGATGTGATTAAAACCTATGTCCGTATGGGGATCGGCGTCGGTGTTATTGCCAGCATGGCCGTAGACCAGCAGCAGGATTCGGATTTAGTCGTGATTGATGCCAGCCATATCTTTGGTTCAAGCACTACTAGTATCGGTTTCAGAAGAGGTACTTTCCTGCGTAGCTATATGTTCGATTTTATGGAGCGCTTTGCTCCCCATCTTACCCGCCCGGTTGTTGAACAGGCTATCTCTTTAAGAAACAACGCTGAAATAGAAGAGATGTTTAAGGACATTGTACTTCCTACCCGGTAA
- a CDS encoding LapA family protein, which yields MKIIKTILIIALFLVALALGAQNQEIVSFNYLLAKGEFHLSTLLGVVFVSGFALAWLIVGSIQLKSRLTIRRLNRQLKKAESQQVAVESKA from the coding sequence TATAAAAACGATTCTTATCATCGCACTTTTCTTGGTCGCACTGGCATTGGGTGCTCAGAATCAGGAAATCGTTAGCTTCAATTATCTTCTTGCCAAAGGAGAGTTCCACCTTTCTACTTTGCTTGGTGTTGTGTTTGTCTCCGGTTTTGCCCTTGCGTGGTTGATTGTTGGTAGTATTCAACTTAAATCCCGTCTGACTATTCGTCGTTTAAATCGCCAGTTAAAAAAAGCAGAATCCCAACAAGTGGCCGTTGAGAGTAAAGCTTAG